One region of Vibrio sp. FE10 genomic DNA includes:
- the ylqF gene encoding ribosome biogenesis GTPase YlqF, whose amino-acid sequence MSIQWFPGHMHKARKEIEEVIPQVDVIIEVLDARIPFSSENPMISSLRGDKPCVKVLNKRDLADPELTERWIEHFEKEQGVKAIAITTSAKEEVNHVMELVRKLAPHREQMGKNIRTMIMGIPNVGKSTIINCLAGRTIAVTGNQPAVTRRQQRINLQNGVILSDTPGILWPKVENPHSGFRLAATGAVKDTAMEYDEVAFYTVEYLAKQYPHLLKERYQIEELPESDIELMEAIGRKRGALRAGGHIDIHKCSEILLHELRNGTLGKVTLELPEMITKELVEVEEAAALKAEQQIKKKEERRKRYLKNKR is encoded by the coding sequence ATGTCTATTCAATGGTTTCCGGGTCACATGCATAAAGCCCGCAAAGAAATCGAAGAAGTTATCCCACAGGTTGATGTGATCATCGAAGTACTGGACGCTCGTATCCCGTTCAGTAGTGAAAACCCAATGATCTCTTCACTGCGCGGCGATAAGCCTTGTGTAAAAGTACTGAACAAGCGCGACCTTGCGGATCCTGAGCTTACTGAGCGTTGGATTGAGCACTTCGAGAAAGAGCAAGGCGTTAAGGCGATTGCGATTACCACCAGCGCTAAAGAAGAAGTTAACCACGTTATGGAGCTAGTACGTAAATTAGCACCGCACCGTGAACAGATGGGTAAGAATATTCGTACAATGATCATGGGCATCCCGAACGTGGGTAAATCGACCATCATCAACTGTTTGGCTGGACGTACGATTGCGGTAACGGGTAACCAACCTGCAGTAACTCGTCGCCAACAACGTATCAACCTTCAAAATGGCGTGATCCTTTCAGATACTCCAGGAATCCTTTGGCCTAAAGTAGAAAACCCACACAGTGGCTTCCGCCTAGCCGCTACCGGCGCGGTGAAAGATACGGCAATGGAATACGACGAAGTGGCATTCTACACAGTCGAGTACTTAGCTAAGCAGTACCCTCACCTGTTGAAAGAACGCTACCAAATTGAAGAGCTGCCAGAGTCTGACATCGAATTGATGGAAGCAATTGGTCGTAAGCGCGGTGCACTTCGTGCAGGCGGTCATATAGACATCCACAAATGTTCTGAAATCCTTCTTCATGAGCTTCGCAACGGTACTTTAGGTAAAGTAACGCTAGAGCTACCAGAGATGATTACTAAAGAGTTAGTCGAAGTTGAAGAAGCGGCGGCACTGAAAGCTGAACAACAAATTAAGAAGAAAGAAGAACGTCGTAAGCGTTACTTGAAAAACAAACGCTAA
- a CDS encoding GGDEF domain-containing protein → MRSYPGFQNQRFKTYFDNEIYLPYVKFIYVPITIFFTFIISDYINFGAQCIFPVVLRTVLFVIMMFVAAYCIKHKPNHLQQLEACLLIISALFLVYVGRIAIDFGNLDYQGGIILVMIYVGTFSRMSARYSLSALTIIFLCYIVGLAPSLYAAEPSHEIETISVYASAYILIAASCLRRDFEVHKRFTQSEQLRKQAIQLRKQSNLFEALSYQDALTGCYNRLYLHQVIEPNIDRQLSMTAIMIDVDHFKSINDTFGHQTGDAVIKELAEAIQNALPEHSTCFRYGGEEFLIIIQNESEAGIRVLADDLLACPTQLRFEVTVSIGIKHATQALGSVEQLINDADQALYSSKKKGRNCVSWSE, encoded by the coding sequence ATGCGTTCATACCCCGGATTTCAAAACCAACGATTTAAGACTTATTTCGACAATGAAATCTATCTACCGTACGTAAAATTCATCTATGTACCTATCACCATTTTCTTTACTTTCATTATCTCCGATTACATCAATTTCGGTGCACAATGCATTTTCCCGGTAGTGTTGAGAACGGTACTTTTCGTCATCATGATGTTCGTTGCAGCTTACTGTATTAAACATAAACCTAACCACTTACAACAACTCGAAGCTTGTCTTCTGATCATCAGTGCCCTATTTCTCGTCTATGTTGGTCGTATCGCCATTGATTTTGGAAACTTGGATTATCAAGGTGGCATCATCCTCGTGATGATCTATGTGGGGACATTTTCTAGAATGTCCGCTCGATACAGTTTAAGCGCACTAACCATTATATTCTTGTGCTATATCGTTGGCTTGGCACCATCACTTTACGCAGCAGAGCCTAGTCACGAAATAGAAACGATTTCCGTATACGCTTCAGCTTACATTCTTATTGCAGCCTCTTGCTTAAGACGAGATTTCGAAGTGCACAAACGCTTTACTCAATCCGAGCAGCTTCGTAAACAAGCCATCCAGCTACGTAAGCAATCTAATCTGTTTGAAGCTCTCTCTTATCAAGATGCACTCACCGGATGTTACAACCGCTTATACCTGCATCAGGTTATCGAACCGAACATTGATCGCCAGCTATCGATGACCGCTATCATGATTGATGTAGACCACTTTAAATCAATCAATGACACCTTCGGCCATCAGACCGGTGATGCGGTCATCAAGGAATTAGCCGAGGCAATTCAAAACGCGTTGCCAGAACACAGCACCTGCTTTAGATACGGAGGTGAAGAGTTTTTGATTATTATTCAGAACGAAAGTGAAGCTGGCATCAGAGTGCTCGCAGATGATCTACTAGCATGCCCGACTCAGCTAAGATTCGAGGTGACCGTTTCAATTGGTATCAAACACGCCACACAAGCATTGGGATCGGTTGAACAGCTCATTAATGACGCAGACCAAGCTTTATATTCATCAAAAAAGAAAGGCCGAAACTGCGTCTCTTGGTCTGAATAG
- a CDS encoding GNAT family N-acetyltransferase, with translation MEIKVAEYKDYERIAQLHADSWKLYYRGILADDYLENDVLEDRSVIWQTRLINPPFNQHVLLLEEGGLLVGFVCAFGNHNFDRGTFIDALHVDSNYRGRGVGKRLLSELTKWLQQYYSDSGLYLEVMSENHQAIAFYQAIGGKEELEQTWNAPCGSQVKEKVISWASPQELEQKTASVAYS, from the coding sequence ATGGAAATTAAGGTAGCTGAATATAAAGATTATGAGCGGATTGCCCAATTACACGCGGATAGCTGGAAGCTATATTACCGTGGCATTCTTGCTGATGATTACTTAGAAAATGATGTTTTGGAGGACAGATCTGTTATTTGGCAGACTCGTTTGATTAATCCTCCTTTCAACCAACATGTTTTATTGCTTGAAGAAGGTGGTTTACTGGTTGGTTTCGTCTGTGCGTTCGGGAATCATAACTTTGATCGTGGAACGTTCATTGATGCGTTACATGTCGATAGTAACTATCGTGGCCGAGGTGTAGGTAAGCGCCTATTGTCTGAACTCACTAAATGGTTACAGCAATATTATTCTGATTCGGGGCTCTACCTAGAGGTGATGTCTGAGAACCACCAAGCCATCGCTTTTTATCAGGCGATTGGTGGCAAAGAAGAACTTGAGCAAACCTGGAACGCGCCATGCGGTAGCCAAGTTAAAGAGAAAGTGATTTCTTGGGCTTCTCCACAAGAGCTTGAACAGAAGACTGCAAGTGTTGCGTATTCATAA
- a CDS encoding acyl-CoA desaturase, with product MNSADKPSTKKPPLIWLNIFVFSSSMLLAVVAAPVYGYFFGYGMEHWIWLAICFTFCNLSITTGYHRLWSHKAFEAHSSLRFLFALGGAFALQNSALHWSSDHRVHHKHVDNNDKDPYSAKRGFWYSHIGWMIRNYNTAMYTDYENCRDLKKDKIVMWQHKHYVLLALIMNIGVPIALGVIYGDVIGMLLIVGAVRLVLNHHTTFFINSLAHIWGSQPFTDKNTARDNGVLAVLTFGEGYHNFHHIFENDYRNGIYWWQYDPTKWLIKSASLMGLASKLKKTPQARIEKAEATMLLKRTQQKIMHRADKQQIADKLQQEFDALVSNMNEYYEVKKQLLESKRENVVKKYEHSVLKVRYQQIKMNFEQQKKNWAMTVEQYA from the coding sequence ATGAATAGTGCTGACAAACCATCAACAAAAAAGCCACCATTAATCTGGCTCAATATTTTTGTTTTTTCTTCTAGTATGCTGCTTGCTGTTGTTGCGGCTCCCGTTTATGGCTACTTTTTTGGCTATGGTATGGAGCACTGGATATGGCTAGCGATCTGTTTTACTTTTTGTAATCTGTCTATTACGACAGGCTATCACCGCTTATGGTCTCATAAAGCGTTTGAAGCGCATTCAAGCCTAAGATTCCTGTTTGCTTTGGGCGGTGCATTTGCCCTCCAGAACAGCGCGCTACACTGGTCTTCTGACCACCGTGTGCACCACAAGCATGTCGACAACAACGACAAAGACCCATACTCAGCCAAACGTGGCTTCTGGTATTCACACATTGGTTGGATGATCCGTAATTACAACACAGCAATGTATACTGATTACGAGAACTGTCGCGACCTGAAGAAAGACAAGATTGTGATGTGGCAGCACAAGCACTACGTTCTGCTAGCGCTAATCATGAACATTGGTGTTCCTATCGCATTAGGCGTAATTTACGGCGATGTGATTGGTATGTTGTTAATCGTGGGTGCGGTTCGTTTGGTACTTAACCACCACACAACCTTCTTTATTAATTCTCTTGCTCATATCTGGGGTAGCCAACCTTTTACTGACAAGAACACAGCGCGTGATAACGGTGTGTTAGCAGTACTCACTTTTGGCGAAGGCTACCATAACTTCCACCACATCTTTGAGAACGACTACCGTAATGGCATTTACTGGTGGCAATACGATCCAACGAAATGGTTGATTAAGAGTGCTTCATTGATGGGCCTAGCAAGTAAGCTTAAGAAAACGCCTCAAGCGCGCATTGAAAAAGCAGAAGCGACCATGCTACTTAAGCGGACACAGCAAAAAATCATGCACCGCGCCGACAAGCAACAAATCGCAGACAAGCTTCAGCAAGAGTTCGATGCACTCGTGTCAAATATGAACGAATATTACGAAGTTAAAAAGCAACTACTTGAAAGCAAACGCGAAAACGTTGTGAAAAAATACGAACACTCTGTACTTAAAGTTCGTTACCAACAAATCAAAATGAACTTCGAACAACAGAAGAAAAATTGGGCAATGACAGTGGAACAATATGCTTAA
- a CDS encoding peptidoglycan DD-metalloendopeptidase family protein — MYLKINSHLSRRTLSFGLLMVFLIVSTAISLSYNHSNTDKKQAPKIAKPKSIHIPTTAPTSEMVSGVVKYSFVSSILSSGLTNNELKSLLSLLGDNFDIIKSVNNGDKFSIKTQHDGTNTEYVSAFYYLGSDIEFFAMRGADDNIYNENGYKINNDYVFPLSQHYRVSSSFDLNRKHPITNRIAPHFGTDYATPIGTEIHSLSDGVVLKSRYNRFAGNYLTIKHTDGNYARYLHLSERHVLAGEYITKGQIIGLTGNSGRTTGPHLHLELSVAGVPVNFEQYINTERSYNDQFIYIAQAERKQLIKSLAQSVQSNQPPT; from the coding sequence ATGTATTTGAAAATAAATAGCCATTTAAGTCGCCGCACCCTTTCCTTTGGCCTTTTGATGGTTTTTTTGATCGTTTCAACAGCTATATCACTAAGCTACAACCATTCAAATACTGATAAAAAACAGGCACCTAAAATAGCCAAGCCCAAAAGCATTCATATTCCAACTACAGCTCCGACATCTGAAATGGTTTCAGGGGTTGTGAAATACTCTTTTGTCAGTTCCATACTATCCTCTGGTTTGACGAACAATGAATTAAAATCACTATTGAGTCTATTAGGTGATAATTTTGACATTATTAAATCAGTTAACAACGGTGATAAGTTTTCAATAAAAACCCAACATGATGGTACAAACACAGAATATGTCAGTGCTTTTTACTATTTAGGCAGTGATATAGAATTTTTTGCTATGAGAGGGGCGGATGATAATATCTATAACGAAAATGGATATAAAATAAATAATGATTATGTATTCCCTCTTTCTCAGCATTATCGAGTAAGTTCATCATTCGATTTAAACAGGAAACACCCTATAACGAATCGAATTGCACCTCATTTTGGAACGGATTACGCGACACCTATTGGCACAGAGATTCATTCGTTGTCCGACGGCGTTGTTTTGAAGTCTCGATATAACCGTTTTGCAGGTAACTACCTCACAATAAAACACACTGATGGAAACTACGCACGCTACCTTCACCTTTCAGAAAGGCATGTCTTAGCTGGGGAATACATAACAAAAGGTCAGATAATCGGACTTACTGGAAATTCTGGCCGAACAACTGGACCTCACCTACATTTGGAGTTGTCGGTTGCAGGAGTGCCCGTCAATTTCGAACAATATATCAACACCGAAAGAAGCTACAACGACCAATTTATATACATTGCTCAAGCTGAACGTAAGCAGCTAATAAAAAGCCTAGCTCAATCTGTACAATCAAACCAACCTCCAACATAG
- a CDS encoding endonuclease/exonuclease/phosphatase family protein, which produces MKMLKTSIAFAISSSLLIGCSSDTDYIQPEEVKIATYNLSFDRATFQDLVTEMQIEPSVQATLVTDYLNNTIDAADKETAAKVIQIRNVAAVIQKNRPDVLMMAEFNNDGTGTDKSALEGFQKNYLSVAQSIEGAGGDANLEPISYPYFESYSTNTGLLNEFGFDLDNDGNFGTLPGDAWGFGFYHGQYAFALMSKYEIDTANTRTFQEFKWKDLEGATIPTITVCDGSNTIPDGMSCGDEWYSAEEWAEVRLSSKNHVDAPILIPTKDGTETVHLLMSHPTPPAFDVGKNIEQNAAEVDFWHQYIQNKSFIYDDSGKTGGLEQGKHFVMMGDQNLDPVDGDGISSVMQNLHNDSLVNQEVTNGSLYPTSYGAAEHAVDKSSSHPQPNRITSTFGLAVDYALPSSTLNIVDSGVYWAASYEEGRKLFNDTRIGDYGNGKDVSSDHRMIWVKADFSN; this is translated from the coding sequence ATGAAAATGTTAAAAACATCTATCGCTTTCGCCATCTCTTCTTCGCTTTTGATTGGTTGCAGCAGCGACACTGATTACATTCAACCTGAAGAAGTAAAGATCGCGACTTATAATTTATCTTTTGATCGCGCCACCTTCCAAGACCTTGTAACAGAAATGCAGATTGAGCCAAGTGTTCAAGCAACGCTAGTCACCGATTATTTAAACAATACGATTGATGCCGCTGACAAAGAAACAGCTGCTAAAGTTATTCAGATCCGCAACGTAGCAGCCGTGATTCAAAAGAATCGTCCTGATGTGCTTATGATGGCTGAATTTAACAATGATGGTACTGGCACCGACAAATCAGCGCTCGAAGGCTTCCAGAAAAACTACCTTTCTGTTGCTCAAAGTATCGAAGGTGCAGGCGGCGACGCCAACCTAGAGCCAATCTCATACCCATACTTTGAAAGCTACTCTACCAACACAGGTCTATTGAACGAATTTGGTTTTGATTTAGACAATGACGGTAATTTTGGAACACTTCCTGGTGACGCATGGGGCTTCGGTTTCTATCACGGACAATACGCCTTCGCTCTAATGTCTAAATACGAAATCGACACCGCTAACACTCGTACATTCCAAGAGTTCAAATGGAAAGACCTTGAAGGCGCGACGATTCCAACGATCACTGTGTGTGATGGTTCAAACACGATCCCTGATGGCATGAGTTGCGGTGATGAATGGTACTCGGCTGAAGAGTGGGCAGAAGTTCGTCTATCGTCAAAGAACCACGTTGATGCTCCAATACTTATTCCTACCAAAGATGGAACAGAAACGGTTCACTTGTTGATGTCTCACCCTACTCCTCCTGCTTTTGATGTGGGTAAGAACATTGAGCAGAATGCTGCAGAAGTCGACTTCTGGCACCAATACATCCAAAACAAATCGTTTATCTATGATGATTCTGGAAAAACTGGCGGTTTAGAACAAGGCAAACACTTTGTCATGATGGGTGACCAAAACTTAGATCCGGTTGATGGCGACGGTATTAGTTCTGTAATGCAAAACTTGCACAACGACTCGTTAGTTAACCAAGAAGTCACTAACGGCAGTCTATACCCTACTAGTTATGGCGCTGCTGAACATGCCGTTGATAAATCATCGTCTCACCCCCAGCCAAACCGCATTACTTCTACATTCGGGCTTGCTGTTGATTACGCTCTGCCTTCTTCAACGCTGAACATTGTTGATTCTGGTGTGTATTGGGCTGCTTCATATGAAGAAGGGCGCAAGCTGTTCAACGACACTCGCATTGGCGACTATGGTAACGGAAAGGATGTCTCTTCAGATCACCGTATGATCTGGGTGAAAGCGGACTTCAGTAACTAA